The genomic interval CAGCGGCACCGCGATGACGGCTTCAGCTACGAGTACGAGGTCGTTGCCCAGGCTCCGCTCCATCCCGAGCCACGCCAGGCGGACGTTCACCGCCCACAGCCCAGCCATCAGAACGAGAACGCCGATCAGCCACGGCTCGATAGCCACGAGGGGCAGCCCGCAGATAGCGATCGGCACCGCCCAGCCAGCTGCCACACGAGACTCGCGCTTCGCAAGGGACGACGGATAGCCCGCGAGGAGCGACTTGCGGCGCCGCAGCCACGCGCGAACTGCCCGCCCGGCGAAGTAGCCGCACGGGTAGGCCGCCACCCACGCGATGGCGAACAAGCCCCCCCGCGCGCTGAAGCCAGCCAGGCCAAAGCCCATGACCAGCGGGACCGCCAGGAATGCCCACGCGCCGTGCTGCGGCGGAATCCACTGCTTGGCGCGGCGTGCGAGTCTGTGACGCTCATGCTCGATGCGATCCACTGCACCCTCAATCCCGGTCATGATCTGCTGCTCTGGCTATTGCTGCAACCCCCGGCTGACGCGCAGCCCCGGCCAATTATCGTGGCTATCGTGCCAGCGCTCGAACCACCGTGCTTCACTCACGGGGTCAAGACAACCCCGCACCTCCTCTCCACGGATCTGGAGTGCACCCGGTGATACCCCTACTCCGCGCATTCCTTGGTCGGCACCGGCGGACCCTGATAGCGATCGTGACACTGCTGCTGATCCAAGCCGTCGCGAACCTCTATCTGCCGAACCTCAACGCGGACATCATCAACGACGGCGTTCTGAAAGGGAACGCCAGCTACATACTGCGAGTCGGCGCGATCATGCTCGCGGTGACCTTA from Candidatus Nanopelagicales bacterium carries:
- a CDS encoding YwiC-like family protein, translated to MTGIEGAVDRIEHERHRLARRAKQWIPPQHGAWAFLAVPLVMGFGLAGFSARGGLFAIAWVAAYPCGYFAGRAVRAWLRRRKSLLAGYPSSLAKRESRVAAGWAVPIAICGLPLVAIEPWLIGVLVLMAGLWAVNVRLAWLGMERSLGNDLVLVAEAVIAVPLFWMVTSGDPILAAVPGRVWLAAGVCAVYFAGSVVHVKSLIRKRRDDRWRTADVAYHGVAAVVMTLVSVWLVVPFGAALARSVALRPGERPAVIGSVEIGVSVLVVVFGLLATRWGVGLWT